The following coding sequences are from one Cenarchaeum symbiosum A window:
- a CDS encoding NADH-ubiquinone oxidoreductase, subunit N (COG1007), translated as MIELTSTPIVIMAVLGSVGVLLPLLGMARKDTGSTFYAVIAFGALAASIGYVAYQVITEQVLPAAVFGEDVISDDMFGGFFAIAMLVIAVMTTVGSINYMRKLKHHAVYYSLILLSAIGMILVAYSTDLVMLFVAWELMSIPTYVLAGFNKSNPRSNEAAIKYFLFGALASAVIIYGISIAYGITGSTNIAEVIQGFAVLDAELIPLGLLAVGLFIAGFGFKMGIVPFHMWLPDAYHGSPPPVAALLAAGTKKAGFAATFRVVVMGTVALSIDWTLALGIIAVITMTVGNVAAIMQRDLSRMLAYSSIGHAGYILIGLAVAPFSSVGVSGAMLHILNHAVMKGAAFIAVAGIVAVLATTQLDKLKGLGRRMPITSLGLVISLFALAGIPPLNGFWSKLMLFGGALDAGPVAPWAPWLAIAGVLNSALSLAFYGWIMRKMYFEGEGEKRVSEPRSVVAVMIFSIIFMVGFGVYPEPLIQLAESAAPVLAPGAGIMP; from the coding sequence ATGATAGAGCTTACCTCGACCCCGATAGTGATAATGGCCGTGCTCGGCTCGGTAGGCGTGCTGCTGCCGCTTCTGGGCATGGCCAGAAAGGATACAGGCTCCACATTCTATGCCGTGATAGCCTTTGGCGCGCTTGCCGCATCTATAGGGTACGTGGCGTACCAGGTGATAACAGAGCAGGTGCTGCCCGCAGCCGTATTCGGCGAGGATGTGATCTCGGACGACATGTTCGGCGGGTTCTTTGCAATAGCGATGCTGGTGATAGCCGTCATGACGACTGTCGGCTCGATAAACTATATGAGAAAGCTAAAGCACCATGCGGTGTATTATTCGCTGATACTGCTCTCCGCGATAGGGATGATCCTCGTCGCATACTCGACGGACTTGGTCATGCTGTTTGTCGCGTGGGAGCTGATGAGCATACCGACGTACGTCCTTGCCGGATTCAACAAGTCAAACCCGCGGTCAAACGAGGCGGCGATAAAGTACTTTTTGTTCGGGGCGCTCGCGTCGGCCGTGATAATATACGGGATATCCATCGCATACGGGATAACCGGCTCTACAAACATAGCCGAGGTGATCCAGGGCTTTGCCGTCCTTGACGCGGAGCTAATACCGCTGGGCCTGCTGGCAGTCGGGCTATTCATAGCGGGCTTTGGCTTCAAGATGGGCATCGTCCCGTTCCACATGTGGCTGCCTGACGCCTACCACGGCTCGCCCCCGCCGGTGGCGGCGCTGCTTGCCGCAGGTACGAAAAAGGCGGGCTTTGCGGCCACCTTCCGGGTGGTCGTCATGGGGACGGTCGCGCTCAGCATCGACTGGACGCTGGCACTGGGGATAATCGCCGTGATTACAATGACCGTTGGAAACGTGGCGGCTATAATGCAGAGGGATCTATCCAGGATGCTGGCCTACTCCAGCATAGGGCACGCAGGCTACATACTGATAGGCCTGGCAGTGGCGCCCTTCTCGTCGGTGGGCGTCTCCGGGGCGATGCTGCACATTCTGAATCATGCCGTGATGAAAGGCGCCGCATTCATAGCTGTAGCGGGGATAGTCGCGGTCCTGGCCACCACCCAGCTGGACAAGCTCAAGGGACTCGGAAGGAGGATGCCGATTACATCGCTTGGCCTTGTGATATCGCTCTTTGCGCTCGCAGGAATACCGCCGCTCAACGGCTTTTGGAGCAAGCTGATGCTGTTCGGAGGGGCGCTCGACGCGGGTCCTGTCGCACCGTGGGCCCCGTGGCTTGCCATAGCCGGGGTATTGAACAGCGCCCTCTCGCTTGCCTTTTACGGCTGGATCATGAGAAAGATGTACTTTGAGGGCGAGGGCGAGAAGAGGGTATCCGAGCCGAGATCGGTGGTGGCAGTGATGATATTCTCGATAATATTCATGGTGGGCTTTGGTGTTTACCCGGAGCCGCTGATACAGCTGGCCGAGAGCGCAGCCCCCGTGCTGGCGCCGGGCGCCGGCATCATGCCTTGA
- a CDS encoding geranylgeranyl pyrophosphate synthase/geranyltranstransferase (COG0142), which produces MEEYGPYIGRIDAALEAELALHPELELTGPLRYAITGGKRIRPIILVLAAESVGSADDNTYAAACAVELLHTESVIHDDIIDDETMRRHKDPFHIKYGQNTSILTGDFVLGLILKICSRLDNVRIADDLSTTAMMMSEGEAIEGRLENSGDVTFDDYLKVIEYKTATAFEVASKIGAILGGGSERQVEDLTGFGKNIGIAYQIKDDLNDWKNEDKLFNLLIKKSKDPRDIFDRMEEMLGGYSDKALACMRGIPEGAPRSMLETLVEFTKFKA; this is translated from the coding sequence ATGGAGGAGTACGGGCCGTACATTGGCAGGATAGACGCTGCATTGGAGGCCGAGCTGGCGCTGCACCCGGAGCTCGAGCTGACGGGCCCCCTCAGATATGCAATTACTGGCGGCAAGAGGATCCGCCCCATAATACTGGTCCTTGCCGCCGAGAGCGTGGGGAGCGCCGATGACAACACATACGCCGCCGCATGCGCGGTGGAGCTGCTGCACACAGAGTCCGTCATCCACGACGACATAATCGACGACGAGACCATGAGGCGCCACAAGGATCCCTTCCACATAAAATACGGCCAGAACACCAGCATCCTGACGGGCGACTTTGTGCTGGGGCTCATACTCAAGATATGCTCAAGATTAGACAACGTCAGGATAGCCGACGACCTCTCGACCACCGCGATGATGATGAGCGAGGGCGAGGCCATAGAGGGCCGGCTGGAGAACAGCGGGGATGTGACCTTTGACGACTACCTCAAGGTGATAGAGTACAAGACCGCAACCGCGTTCGAGGTGGCCTCCAAGATAGGGGCCATACTCGGCGGCGGCTCGGAGAGGCAGGTCGAGGACCTGACGGGGTTCGGCAAGAACATAGGTATAGCATACCAGATCAAGGACGATCTAAACGACTGGAAGAACGAGGACAAGCTCTTCAACCTGCTCATCAAAAAGAGCAAGGATCCCCGGGACATCTTCGACCGGATGGAGGAGATGCTGGGGGGCTATTCAGACAAGGCCCTTGCATGCATGAGGGGGATCCCCGAGGGGGCGCCCCGCAGCATGCTAGAGACGCTAGTCGAGTTTACAAAATTCAAGGCATGA
- a CDS encoding serine protease inhibitor (COG4826): protein MAYLAAAVVTIAAAAVAYSALSASDVQDALDPVTQDAPESMGTGPPDLASLSVVSASEIESAVIPREIADSNNGFAADFYRQVSGGKGNIFFSPMSMYTAFSLLYEGAGGEGANELEDVFGFEPDAQARHNSTAHAMASISRDDPHAELVMANALWQFSSAINPEYIDVGRSTYLATVEDPGDNPVDRINGWVSDATNEKISEVVGELDSDTVLVITNAIYFKGTWVKQFLPEHTLEDEWHGPSGGSAHYMRIKEHFGYAEYDGLQVLRMPYEGGRLSMLVLLPEPGGMSNLEESLSAGQMLEWTNGLSGRDVAVSLPKFTTSTSYGLKSYLLDLGVFSIFQMGSLDGVAPFALVSDARHVAFIDVNEEGAEAAAATSIGLIIESLRSAPEPRFIADRPFVFLIQDDESGAILFMGRVSEP from the coding sequence ATGGCATACCTTGCGGCCGCAGTCGTGACAATAGCAGCTGCAGCAGTTGCATACTCGGCACTGTCAGCATCTGACGTACAAGACGCCCTGGATCCAGTCACACAGGATGCCCCGGAGTCTATGGGGACAGGCCCCCCGGATCTCGCCAGCCTGTCCGTGGTCAGCGCCTCGGAGATAGAATCGGCGGTGATACCGCGGGAGATAGCGGATTCAAACAACGGCTTTGCCGCCGATTTTTACAGGCAGGTATCCGGAGGGAAAGGGAACATCTTCTTTTCGCCGATGAGCATGTACACTGCGTTCTCATTGCTGTATGAAGGGGCAGGCGGAGAGGGGGCCAATGAACTCGAGGACGTCTTTGGTTTTGAGCCGGACGCACAGGCGCGCCACAACTCGACGGCGCATGCAATGGCGTCAATAAGCCGCGACGACCCGCACGCCGAGCTGGTAATGGCAAACGCACTGTGGCAGTTCAGCAGTGCAATAAACCCGGAATACATAGACGTCGGCCGCAGCACATACCTTGCCACCGTAGAGGACCCGGGGGACAACCCCGTGGACAGAATAAACGGGTGGGTATCGGATGCAACCAACGAAAAGATATCGGAAGTAGTCGGAGAACTGGATTCCGACACCGTCCTTGTGATTACAAACGCAATATACTTCAAGGGGACGTGGGTAAAGCAGTTTCTGCCGGAGCATACACTGGAGGACGAATGGCACGGGCCCTCCGGCGGCTCTGCGCACTACATGCGCATAAAGGAGCATTTTGGCTATGCGGAATACGACGGGCTGCAGGTGCTCAGGATGCCGTACGAGGGAGGCCGCCTGTCCATGTTGGTGCTGCTGCCGGAGCCCGGAGGCATGAGTAACTTGGAGGAGTCCCTGTCGGCGGGGCAGATGCTAGAGTGGACCAACGGGCTAAGCGGGAGAGACGTAGCCGTATCGCTGCCAAAGTTTACCACATCCACAAGTTACGGGCTGAAGTCGTACCTGCTGGATCTCGGCGTGTTTAGTATATTCCAAATGGGTTCCCTTGACGGCGTTGCCCCGTTTGCTTTAGTCTCGGACGCCCGGCATGTTGCGTTTATAGACGTAAATGAGGAGGGGGCAGAGGCGGCCGCCGCTACGTCCATTGGACTAATAATAGAGTCCTTGCGGTCAGCACCAGAACCGCGGTTCATCGCGGACCGCCCGTTTGTATTCCTCATACAGGACGACGAGAGCGGGGCCATCCTCTTCATGGGGAGGGTGTCGGAGCCCTGA
- a CDS encoding pyrroloquinoline quinone (Coenzyme PQQ) biosynthesis protein C (COG5424), with product MAAAKDFFTAPSGCKHELVAEIDRMVEERSLLKHPFYVMWSDGDLTLDSLAGYSKEYFQLVKAVPGFMSPIVDAAPPGVAGELAENMQEEEDHILPWTRFARSLGVDGEELSTYAGLDETRRAVGGLSALMGSYEGGACAMYAFEKEIPEISRIKMEGLAEFYGITGAEATEYFRLHTEADIRHAASWRGILEGASGQHEGLLEAAKRSISAQNLLLDGCHRAYCTVSA from the coding sequence ATGGCCGCGGCCAAAGACTTTTTTACAGCTCCCTCCGGGTGCAAGCATGAACTGGTGGCAGAGATAGACCGCATGGTGGAGGAGCGGAGCCTCCTCAAGCACCCGTTCTATGTGATGTGGTCCGACGGCGATCTCACCCTGGACTCGCTTGCAGGCTACTCCAAAGAGTACTTTCAACTGGTAAAGGCCGTACCGGGCTTTATGTCGCCGATAGTAGATGCGGCCCCTCCCGGCGTGGCAGGCGAGCTTGCCGAGAACATGCAAGAAGAGGAGGATCACATACTGCCGTGGACCAGGTTTGCCCGCTCGCTGGGCGTGGACGGCGAGGAGCTCTCTACCTATGCGGGCCTAGACGAGACCAGGCGGGCAGTAGGCGGCCTCTCCGCGCTGATGGGATCATACGAGGGGGGCGCGTGCGCAATGTACGCGTTTGAAAAGGAGATACCAGAGATAAGCAGGATAAAGATGGAGGGCCTGGCCGAGTTCTATGGGATAACTGGCGCCGAGGCCACCGAATACTTTAGGCTCCATACAGAGGCGGACATAAGGCATGCCGCATCCTGGAGGGGCATACTGGAGGGAGCCTCCGGGCAGCATGAGGGGCTGTTGGAGGCCGCAAAAAGGTCCATCTCGGCCCAGAACCTTCTGCTGGACGGCTGCCACCGGGCCTACTGTACCGTTTCAGCCTAG
- a CDS encoding orotate phosphoribosyltransferase (COG0461), translated as MGFVDGFSAFLHSSGAVKFGDFELSGGGRSPYYFDLRSVPSHPHQFRGMIRGLLDSVISEVGLDRFDTLASIPTGGLVVASALAIEAVKPLVYARAAAKGHGTGRTVEGIVRYGARALIIDDVATTGGSVIRAAESLRAAGAIVTDAFVVIDRMEGAEGRLGAEGIKLHRLAGALEVARSLHAAGLIPGDVMRQVEGRTR; from the coding sequence ATGGGGTTTGTAGACGGGTTCTCTGCGTTCCTGCATTCGAGCGGGGCCGTCAAATTCGGCGACTTTGAGCTCTCAGGAGGGGGCCGCAGCCCCTACTATTTCGACCTGCGGTCGGTGCCGAGCCACCCCCACCAGTTCCGCGGCATGATAAGGGGCCTCCTTGATTCCGTCATATCCGAAGTGGGCCTAGACAGGTTCGACACGCTGGCCTCCATCCCCACGGGCGGGCTGGTGGTGGCATCGGCCCTGGCCATCGAGGCCGTCAAGCCGCTTGTATACGCCAGGGCTGCGGCAAAGGGCCACGGGACCGGCAGGACCGTCGAGGGTATAGTCAGGTATGGCGCGAGGGCGCTCATAATAGACGATGTGGCCACCACCGGGGGCTCGGTGATCAGGGCTGCAGAATCGCTCCGGGCCGCCGGGGCCATAGTCACCGACGCGTTTGTGGTCATAGACAGGATGGAGGGCGCAGAAGGGCGCCTGGGCGCCGAAGGCATAAAACTGCACAGGCTGGCCGGCGCGCTCGAGGTGGCCCGCAGCCTGCATGCGGCGGGCCTTATCCCCGGGGATGTCATGCGGCAGGTGGAAGGGCGGACCCGTTAA
- a CDS encoding membrane-associated Zn-dependent protease (COG0750): protein MSDPTVEEVVAIVTSKFEVTDMDRQPDMLRFLVADSDFKSKFVLLAQQLEERDLICRLESGPDGLSVVVTRFPPRKQRKWLSKSWTPRILFAVVVAFVMIDGYFRTETANSIIEVGDPLEMAGIYTLSLLGILGIHESGHLVAAKWHKLRTTWPYFIPGIPIYGIPTFGAFIQSRGLTINREILFDIAIAGPIAGLVITILVCLYGAYEAPVIPMDLAEQLHAESRLVEWQQGEPLLMTAMLGLFGKGGEGQEVLMTPVLFAAWIGFLITFLNLLPAWQLDGGHMARTLLGAKWHRYATYASMGVLVLLGYWIMAMFILLLSSRNPGAMPLDDISPLPRGRMMAFAAVVGLAVLCAPLPASILP from the coding sequence ATGAGCGATCCCACCGTGGAAGAGGTGGTCGCCATCGTCACCTCAAAGTTCGAGGTAACGGACATGGACCGGCAGCCGGACATGCTCCGCTTTCTGGTGGCCGACAGCGACTTCAAGTCAAAGTTCGTCTTGCTTGCACAGCAGCTCGAGGAGCGCGATCTCATCTGCAGGCTCGAGTCCGGCCCCGACGGGCTCAGCGTGGTGGTCACACGGTTCCCGCCGCGTAAGCAGCGCAAGTGGCTCTCAAAGTCGTGGACCCCGCGGATTCTATTCGCGGTGGTCGTCGCCTTTGTCATGATCGACGGGTACTTTAGGACGGAGACGGCAAACTCGATAATCGAAGTGGGCGACCCGCTGGAGATGGCCGGGATATACACGCTCTCGCTGCTGGGGATACTGGGCATACACGAATCGGGGCACCTCGTGGCGGCAAAGTGGCACAAGCTGCGCACGACATGGCCCTACTTTATACCCGGGATACCGATATACGGGATACCCACCTTTGGGGCGTTCATCCAGTCAAGAGGCCTTACAATCAACAGGGAGATCCTCTTTGATATAGCGATAGCGGGGCCCATCGCCGGCCTGGTGATAACAATACTTGTCTGCCTTTATGGCGCGTACGAGGCCCCCGTGATACCCATGGATCTTGCCGAGCAGCTCCACGCGGAGTCGAGGCTCGTCGAGTGGCAGCAGGGCGAGCCCCTCCTGATGACCGCAATGCTGGGGCTCTTCGGCAAGGGGGGCGAGGGCCAGGAGGTGCTGATGACCCCCGTTCTATTTGCTGCATGGATAGGGTTTTTGATCACGTTTTTGAACCTGCTGCCAGCGTGGCAGCTCGACGGCGGGCACATGGCGCGGACGCTCCTCGGGGCAAAGTGGCACAGGTATGCGACCTATGCCAGCATGGGCGTGCTGGTGCTTCTCGGCTACTGGATAATGGCGATGTTCATACTGTTGCTCAGCTCCCGCAACCCGGGCGCGATGCCGCTCGACGATATATCGCCCCTGCCGCGCGGCAGGATGATGGCGTTTGCCGCCGTGGTCGGGCTTGCAGTATTGTGCGCGCCGCTGCCCGCATCCATTTTACCTTAG
- a CDS encoding peptide chain release factor 1 (COG1503) encodes MKARTPEVPPREWLAVNQFLHGLKKAGSPCVSIYYRHGKRREAASRLGGLPGAREIAGGMAEALMRPGGAPAPLGGSSRTACVFGWMEGGTVRISAMAVSMRLPHMCVQGRRPYTKPVRDILKTGRRVVLVVLDQQSAWIREFTGGKVTAEERLGTHLQGRHKKGGQSQKRFLRARQGGIRAFLSRVEGKVSEMAGGADLVLIGGPGQAKTGLEGIMRAGVLGRCRIIEGVSKSTPEQEIHRRMIARLYRLRRRRVEGIMRRYEDLVREGLAAHSNGAILAALKRGAVETLIVSAEYHTGPQFRRISAMLELAEGTGARTEFVSAPALISRLEMDGSALAILRYAGGRSRANH; translated from the coding sequence ATGAAGGCCCGCACCCCCGAGGTCCCCCCGCGGGAGTGGCTCGCCGTAAACCAGTTCCTGCACGGGCTCAAAAAGGCGGGATCCCCGTGCGTATCGATATACTACAGGCACGGGAAAAGGCGCGAGGCGGCCTCCCGGCTGGGGGGGCTTCCGGGGGCGCGTGAAATAGCAGGCGGGATGGCGGAGGCGCTAATGCGGCCGGGCGGCGCGCCCGCACCCCTGGGCGGTTCTTCGAGGACCGCGTGCGTATTTGGCTGGATGGAGGGAGGGACGGTCAGGATATCGGCAATGGCTGTCTCGATGAGGCTGCCCCACATGTGCGTGCAGGGCAGGCGGCCGTACACCAAGCCGGTCCGCGACATACTCAAGACGGGCCGCAGGGTCGTCCTGGTGGTGCTGGACCAGCAGTCCGCATGGATCCGCGAGTTCACCGGCGGAAAGGTGACTGCAGAGGAGCGGCTGGGCACGCACCTGCAGGGCCGGCACAAAAAGGGCGGGCAGAGCCAGAAGAGGTTTCTCCGCGCCAGGCAGGGGGGGATACGCGCCTTTCTCTCCCGTGTGGAGGGAAAGGTATCGGAGATGGCAGGTGGCGCGGACCTGGTCCTGATAGGCGGGCCCGGCCAGGCCAAGACCGGCCTTGAGGGGATCATGCGCGCAGGGGTGCTCGGCAGGTGCCGGATAATCGAGGGGGTCTCAAAGTCCACCCCGGAACAAGAGATCCACAGGAGGATGATCGCCCGCCTGTACAGGCTCAGGAGGAGAAGGGTCGAGGGGATAATGCGCAGATACGAGGACCTGGTCAGGGAGGGCCTGGCCGCGCACAGCAACGGGGCTATACTTGCCGCATTAAAGAGGGGGGCGGTAGAGACGCTCATAGTCTCCGCCGAGTACCACACGGGCCCCCAGTTTAGGAGGATATCGGCGATGCTGGAGCTCGCCGAGGGAACAGGCGCCAGGACCGAGTTTGTCTCCGCGCCGGCGCTGATAAGCAGGCTCGAGATGGACGGCTCGGCGCTGGCCATACTGAGGTATGCAGGGGGGAGGAGCCGCGCAAACCATTAA
- a CDS encoding acetyltransferase (COG0456): MQVGLRQVGDCTLRRAEPGDLIPVMEINLKTLPEHYSDYFYESLLAELPEAFLLGESAGRAVGYIMCKLEYGFSSFKKLGFVKRGHVVSVAVLPEQRRRGIGKALVEEAVAGVRSRKCDELYLEVRCSNTDAVGLYEGMGFSKRQQLKSYYRDGEDAYVMAIEFEYPD, translated from the coding sequence ATGCAGGTGGGGCTGAGGCAGGTGGGCGACTGCACGCTGAGGCGCGCCGAGCCGGGCGACCTCATACCGGTCATGGAGATCAACCTCAAGACGCTGCCGGAGCATTATTCGGACTATTTCTACGAGAGCCTGCTCGCGGAGCTGCCCGAGGCGTTCCTGCTCGGAGAGTCCGCCGGCAGGGCCGTCGGGTACATCATGTGCAAGCTGGAATACGGCTTTTCGAGCTTCAAAAAGCTCGGCTTTGTCAAGAGGGGCCATGTGGTCTCGGTCGCCGTCCTGCCGGAGCAGCGGAGAAGGGGCATAGGCAAGGCGCTCGTCGAGGAGGCGGTGGCCGGCGTCAGGTCCAGAAAGTGCGACGAGCTGTACCTCGAGGTCAGGTGCAGCAACACCGACGCGGTGGGGCTGTACGAGGGCATGGGCTTTTCCAAGAGGCAGCAGCTCAAGTCATACTATCGCGACGGCGAGGACGCCTATGTGATGGCCATCGAGTTCGAGTACCCGGATTAA
- a CDS encoding transcription regulator containing HTH domain (COG5625), whose product MLERRKAAGVLIFVSCIGGFVLYVYLLMLSEWSPIVMQLSVLMIAGGILGVISWIGYQMATTKPTASSVTDE is encoded by the coding sequence ATGTTGGAGAGGCGCAAGGCGGCCGGGGTGCTCATCTTTGTATCATGTATAGGCGGCTTTGTGCTCTATGTGTACCTGCTGATGCTCTCCGAGTGGAGCCCGATAGTCATGCAGCTCTCGGTCCTGATGATAGCCGGCGGCATACTGGGCGTCATATCGTGGATAGGCTACCAGATGGCCACAACAAAGCCCACTGCCTCGTCCGTTACTGACGAATGA
- a CDS encoding methyltransferase (COG2520), whose protein sequence is MLRRALDGVLTEEEAAGLYSAFDQIGGILVIRIPATLLPKRRIIGETLLGMIKPARSVYLQSSDVGGEHRTRRLELLAGEEGTITEYRESGCRFDVDVERAFFSPRLSTERARIAALVRDGETIVNMFAGIGTFSITAARLKKCLVYSIDTNAEATRLCEQNAAKNKLAGTVVPITGDAREVIRGKLRGIADRVLMVLPEDSIGFLPDAADAAKSGCIIHFYSHVHSDERSGARALAEEQYMAAAPAPSEVLDSRIVRAVGPRYYQTVVDARITK, encoded by the coding sequence ATGCTGAGGCGCGCACTAGACGGCGTGCTGACCGAGGAGGAGGCCGCAGGGCTGTATTCGGCCTTCGACCAGATCGGGGGCATCCTGGTGATAAGGATCCCCGCAACGCTCCTGCCCAAAAGGCGGATAATCGGCGAGACCCTGCTGGGTATGATCAAGCCGGCGCGCTCGGTCTACCTCCAGTCCTCCGACGTGGGGGGCGAGCACCGGACCAGGAGGCTCGAGCTGCTGGCAGGGGAGGAGGGCACCATAACCGAGTACAGGGAATCGGGGTGCCGGTTTGATGTCGACGTGGAGAGGGCGTTTTTTTCCCCCCGGCTCTCCACCGAGAGGGCGCGCATTGCTGCCTTGGTCCGCGACGGCGAGACCATAGTCAACATGTTTGCGGGAATAGGGACGTTCTCGATAACTGCCGCCAGGCTGAAAAAATGCCTCGTATACAGCATAGATACAAACGCCGAGGCCACGCGGCTCTGCGAGCAGAACGCAGCCAAGAACAAGCTGGCAGGGACTGTGGTACCGATAACCGGGGACGCGCGGGAGGTGATCCGCGGCAAGCTCCGCGGCATAGCAGACAGGGTGCTCATGGTGCTGCCGGAGGACTCGATAGGCTTTCTTCCCGATGCGGCAGATGCCGCAAAGAGCGGCTGCATAATACACTTTTACTCGCACGTGCATTCCGACGAGCGGTCCGGCGCGCGCGCGCTGGCAGAAGAGCAGTACATGGCGGCTGCTCCCGCCCCGTCGGAGGTGCTGGATTCAAGAATCGTGCGCGCAGTGGGGCCCCGGTACTATCAGACGGTGGTCGACGCGCGCATAACAAAGTGA
- a CDS encoding ATPase, RNase L inhibitor (COG1245), whose amino-acid sequence MTHRVAVVDHDLCQPRKCGQECIKYCPVNKSGAECIVIDEETHKARIDENLCNGFGICAKVCPFDAITIVNLAAELASDKVHQYGPNSFRLYRLPSPRRGEVVGLLGRNGMGKSTVINILSGALQPNLGKYDGPPDWDEILRYYSGTDLKQHFEGIKEGRIRPSIKPQQVQNVAQAFDGTGGELIEKYDERGAAAGLIKELDLGSAVDRRTEEMSGGELQRVAVAAAAARDADLYFFDEPSSYNDVFQRAGVARVIQGLAEAGRSVMVVEHDLSLLDYLSDHVEVLYGDPAVYGIVSGVMPAKTGINAFLDGYLHVENIRFRDKQFTFDASTTAGDFQEGEETVSYTRLEKALGQFRVSVEPGMVRKGEVLGVAGANALGKTTLMKMIAGVESPDSGEVAKTARISYKPQYLQGDSDAEVVAILDGANGGPIEGSMGEEQVADHLGIKKLYNKALSSLSGGELQKVAVAACLLQKADVYALDEPSAFLDVEDRISVAKFLQKYVRSFGRSAIVIDHDIQLMDLVSDTMIIFEGRPGAEGHATAPLKKAEAMNRFLRSLGISFRRDEHSMRPRINKAGSRLDKEQKGSGRYYYSA is encoded by the coding sequence ATGACGCACAGGGTTGCAGTAGTCGATCATGACTTGTGCCAGCCGCGCAAGTGCGGGCAGGAGTGCATAAAGTACTGCCCGGTCAACAAGTCGGGCGCCGAATGCATAGTCATCGACGAGGAGACGCACAAGGCGCGCATAGACGAGAACCTCTGCAACGGCTTTGGAATATGCGCAAAGGTCTGCCCGTTTGATGCAATCACAATAGTGAACCTCGCGGCGGAGCTGGCCTCGGACAAGGTGCACCAGTACGGCCCGAACTCGTTCCGGCTGTACAGGCTGCCCTCGCCGAGAAGGGGCGAGGTGGTCGGCCTGCTCGGCCGCAACGGCATGGGAAAGAGCACCGTAATCAACATACTCTCGGGCGCGCTGCAGCCCAACCTCGGCAAATACGACGGCCCGCCGGACTGGGACGAGATTCTCCGGTACTATTCGGGAACAGACCTGAAGCAGCACTTTGAGGGCATAAAGGAGGGGCGGATCCGGCCGTCCATCAAGCCCCAGCAGGTGCAAAATGTAGCCCAGGCCTTTGACGGCACCGGAGGCGAGCTCATCGAAAAGTACGACGAGAGGGGGGCCGCTGCGGGGCTGATCAAGGAGCTTGATCTTGGCAGCGCCGTAGACCGCCGCACAGAAGAGATGAGCGGCGGGGAGCTGCAGAGGGTGGCCGTGGCTGCCGCTGCAGCCCGGGATGCCGACCTCTACTTTTTCGACGAGCCGTCCTCGTACAATGACGTCTTCCAGAGGGCGGGCGTGGCGCGGGTGATACAGGGCCTGGCAGAGGCGGGCAGGAGCGTGATGGTCGTCGAGCACGACCTTTCACTGCTTGACTACCTGAGCGACCATGTGGAGGTGCTGTACGGGGATCCTGCCGTATACGGGATAGTCTCCGGGGTCATGCCGGCAAAGACCGGGATAAACGCGTTTCTTGACGGCTACCTTCATGTAGAGAACATCCGGTTCAGGGACAAGCAGTTCACGTTCGACGCGTCCACTACTGCCGGCGACTTTCAGGAGGGCGAGGAGACAGTCTCGTATACGCGCCTCGAGAAGGCGCTTGGGCAGTTCCGGGTGTCTGTAGAGCCGGGCATGGTCAGAAAGGGCGAGGTGCTCGGTGTGGCCGGCGCCAACGCGCTGGGCAAGACGACCCTCATGAAGATGATCGCCGGGGTGGAGAGCCCCGATTCAGGCGAGGTCGCCAAGACTGCCAGGATATCATACAAGCCGCAGTACCTGCAGGGCGATTCAGACGCGGAAGTGGTGGCCATTCTAGACGGCGCCAACGGCGGCCCCATCGAGGGGAGCATGGGCGAGGAGCAGGTGGCGGACCACCTGGGAATAAAAAAGCTGTACAACAAGGCGCTCAGCAGCCTGTCGGGCGGGGAGCTGCAGAAAGTTGCAGTGGCCGCGTGCCTTCTTCAAAAGGCCGACGTCTACGCGCTCGACGAGCCGTCTGCGTTTCTTGACGTGGAGGACCGGATATCCGTGGCAAAGTTCCTGCAAAAGTACGTCCGCTCGTTTGGCAGGTCGGCCATCGTGATAGACCACGACATACAGCTGATGGACCTTGTATCGGATACAATGATAATCTTCGAGGGCAGGCCGGGCGCCGAGGGGCATGCCACGGCGCCCCTGAAAAAGGCCGAGGCCATGAACAGGTTCCTCCGCTCGCTCGGCATATCGTTCCGGCGCGACGAGCACTCCATGCGGCCCCGCATAAACAAGGCGGGGAGCAGGCTCGACAAGGAGCAGAAGGGCTCCGGCAGGTACTATTACTCCGCGTGA